The Blastocatellia bacterium DNA window AAGCTTAAGACAGATTGCAGACCGGCGAACTATACCAACTTTAATTAAAGCCTTAGAAGATGAAAATTTAGATGTGCGGTCTTCTGTTGGCTACACACTTTGTGAAATGGCCGAATTAGGCAAGCTAGATGACCATTGGAAATATATTTTTATATTAGCTAAAGCTTTAAATACAGCAGATGAAACAACATTTCGTTATATTTCAAAAGCTCTAGAAACTTTGTTAGAAGAAATTCCTTTGTCTGACTTGATAAAACAGCTAAAAAATGATGATCCTAAAGTCCGCTATTATGTAGTTTTAAGGCTAACTGATTTGGAAGAAGCTAAAACCGTTCCAAACTTAATTAAAATGTTAAAGGATAGTTATTTTAGGGTTCGTTCCGTTGCTGCTATTGGCCTAGGAACATTAAAAAATCCTATTGCAGTTCAAGGATTGATAAAAAGCCTAGCTGATAACAATGCTCAAGTGCATATTAATGCTGTAAGAGCTTTAGGAAAAATAGCTGACCCGCAAGCTATTCCAGCTTTAATTAAACTTATAAAAGATCCAGATCCAGAAGTCCGCTTTTGTGTAGCTGATTCTTTAACAAAATTAGTTAGCTTAAATAAAGCACCTTACTTAAAATCACTGACAGTTTTAATAAAAGCCTTAAAAGATAACCAAGCTAGCACAAGAGCTAAAATTGCAGAATTGCTTGGAAAAATAGCTGATCCACGCGCTACACAAGCTTTAATTAAAAGTCTCAAAGATCCTTTTGCTTGGGTTCGTGCTGCTTCTGCAAAAGCATTAGGTGAAATAGCGGATCCTAAAGCTTTATCAGCTTTACTTAAGGCAAGTAAAGATAAAGAAGATTTTGTGCGTGAAAAAGTTATTTTTGCTCTAGGAAAGTTAAAAGATAAAAGTGCTTTGCCTACAATAATTAATGCTTTAGATAACAAACAAAAAGAAATAAGGTTAGCCGCTACTTTAGCATTAGGAAATTTAGGACAAGATGAGGCTGTCCCATTTTTAATAAAAGCTCTTAAAGATGAAGAAACTAATGTACAAAAGGGAGCAATAGATTCTTTAGGAAAAATTCCAAATCCTGAAGCTAAAAAAACCTTGGAGGAATTAATAAATGATGAAACAGAAAACCCTTACTTACGCCAAGTTGCTAGAGAGGCTTTATCTAAATTAGTTAGTAAAAATTTCTAATAAAAATCCTCCTGTTTGAGGCCAACTAGCTATTGCTGCTGGAGGTAAGACTAAATTGCCATTATTGTTTGTAGCAAGTTCTACGCTTTGGCCTGTTAAGTGATCTAAACAGCGGATTTGGCTATCAGGAGAAATTTTTAAGTGCATTAATGGAATACTTAAAGCAGGACTGCCTGATTTGCCAGGCTCATTAACAATATCTGCACCAACTAAAATTGTTCGTCCTTCGTATTGTCGCCTAACTAAAATTACTCCAGATTGTTCACCTAAAGTAATCATTTCACCATGTCTAAACACAGGGTCTTTTATAGATTGGAGCAACTGAGCATAGAATTTTTGTAATTTTTCGTCTGCTGTTTCTTGTTTTAGCGGTTTAACTCGTTGGACAGGAATTTTTTCTGTTAAACCATCCATTTGGCCTTGATGGACAAATGGAACACCTAAAATTGCATAACTTAAAATTGCTGCTGGGCGTTGTCTATTGCCAAAACGATTTGCTGCGCGTTCCTCATCGTGGTTTTCTAAAAAGTGTACTGAACGAGATAAATAATCATTAGAAACATTTTGTAGATAATTAACAATTTGGTGAAGTTGAGAATGTTCTAGCAGATCATAAAGCTTTTTATCATAAGTTAGATCAAAGCCAAGTTGTTGTAAATAAGACTCTTTATCCCAATAAACTTCGGCCATAAAAATAAAATCTTTGTGGATTTCTTTAACAGCTTGAATTGCTTCTGACCAAAATTCATTGGGCATATGGTAATTAAAAGCATCCCAACCAACTTTAGGAAACCATTGATTTTTAATTTGTTCGCGTAAAACCAGCATTGCCATATCACAGCGCAAGCCGTCAACTAGGTTGGCTATACGCTTTAACTCATTAATTTGGTGCTTTCTTAGCTCTGGGTGTGTGTAATCAAGTTGTGCTGTATCTGTCCAGCCGGCAAAATAAGGATCTCGTCCATGTGCTAAGTGTTTTCCGCCAGGATGGAAAAAATAATCTCGGTCTAATTCATCGCGTAAATCTCGGTTACTATGAATAAAAAATTCTGGGTTGGAGTCAATCAAAGGGCTATCAATTGCCATATGATTTGGCACAAAATCAGCCATAACTTTTAAGCCTAGTTTATGGGCGCGATTTACCAAATCTTTTAATGCACCCTCGCCACCTAAATCAGGATTTACTTGATAATCAACAATTGCATAGGGTGAGGCTTCAAAATCAGGTTCAATTCCTTGTGCTACAACCTTGCCGCCTTCGCTTGTTCGCCAAATTCCCATTAGCCAAAGCCAATCAAAACCTAAATCTACTAATTGTTGTAGCTCTTGATCACTAATTTGATCAAAGTTCTTTCCATAAACACGGGCATTTAATTCATAGATAATCATAGATTTTTCACATTTTTCATTTCAGTTAAAGTAGCTGTAACAGTGCCAAAAGAGCTTTTAATTTGGGCGCGTAGCGGGACATGGCGGCTATCATCTGTCACCCAAAGAAAAAGTCTTCCTTTACGTCTAATATATTTGCCATTAAATATTTTCATTTCTAGTTTTACAGTAGAAAACTTACCAAAATCAGTTTCTAGACTTTCTTTTTCCAACGCATCAACTTCAATTTCGTAAGTCTCACCTTCATCAGCTAATGGAAAAGCAAAAGTTTTGCCTATTGTAAGTGGTTGCGCTCTCATTACATACCAGCCATTAACAATATCTGTCACCCAACTTAGGCTAGGGTTTTCTTTGCTGCGAACAACTTTTTGAGTTTTTAAGTCTGTATCTATCCATCTTACTTTTTGTTTATTTTGGTCAAAATCAGCTACCATTTCTCGATGTTTCTTGCCTTCATCAATGACTTTTACAGTTTTAGTAACATTAAAATCATTTTTGTTTACAAAGGATGTAAATAAATCATTGACATTGATTCGGAAAATGCTAGTCAAAATACCTTTTGATTTTGCTGTAACGCTAAACTTCCACTGGCTAGGCGTTTTATCAGTAGATTTATTTATAGCAAGGCTTTCTGGGCTAGCTGTTTCTTTGTTTTCTGATAAGGGCTTTTCTGTATTTTCTAGTTTAGGTTCTCTGTTGGTTTTATTATCAACAGCATTGTTAATTACTGTTATAGCTTCCTCATTAACAACAAATGATAATTCTCCAATAGTTCCATAAATTGGAAAACGAGAAAGTCTTAATTCATAGGTAAGCTGCTCATTATTTTGAAAGGGCAAAGAGCTTTTTAATGGCTCTCGGACTGGAGCAAATTTATCTTGTTTTTCTGATTTTTCTACAGGTTGTTCTAAAGCTTTTGGACTGTTCTGCGCACTAACAGCCACAAAACCAAAGGAAATAATTAAAGTTAAAATAAGTATTAGTCTCATAGCCTTCACCATGAAAAATTATTTAAAAGTTAATGGTAGCCAGTAAATTTTTGCTACCAGTATTGCTAAAGCTGCCATTGTGCCTAACAAAGCACGATATTCACGATATCTTAAATATAAACTTAAATCAAAATCCCGTTTTGCTGCTGTTTGCCAAGCACTAAATTTCGGCCAAAATAACGGAACGTTTTTTGCGTAATTTGGATAGTGATCTGGGAAAATTTGTTGCATGTGTTCTGCTTCAGATTTCATAACTGAAGAATAAATAAGTAAATAAAATAGTACAAATACGATTACTATTTCCCATCGTGCAGTTGCTAACGCAAAGCCAGTTCCAAGGAAAAAGCTGCCGAAATACAGCGGATTACGAGTATAAGCATAAGGGCCGCTAATGGCTAGTTGCTCATTTTTTCTTAAATGTCCT harbors:
- a CDS encoding isoprenylcysteine carboxylmethyltransferase family protein, yielding MANWNLSQISRRGRVPLGFLLGLSSLVLATPTLWSVLAGTVLALFGLAWRAWASGHLRKNEQLAISGPYAYTRNPLYFGSFFLGTGFALATARWEIVIVFVLFYLLIYSSVMKSEAEHMQQIFPDHYPNYAKNVPLFWPKFSAWQTAAKRDFDLSLYLRYREYRALLGTMAALAILVAKIYWLPLTFK
- a CDS encoding DUF3108 domain-containing protein, whose translation is MRLILILTLIISFGFVAVSAQNSPKALEQPVEKSEKQDKFAPVREPLKSSLPFQNNEQLTYELRLSRFPIYGTIGELSFVVNEEAITVINNAVDNKTNREPKLENTEKPLSENKETASPESLAINKSTDKTPSQWKFSVTAKSKGILTSIFRINVNDLFTSFVNKNDFNVTKTVKVIDEGKKHREMVADFDQNKQKVRWIDTDLKTQKVVRSKENPSLSWVTDIVNGWYVMRAQPLTIGKTFAFPLADEGETYEIEVDALEKESLETDFGKFSTVKLEMKIFNGKYIRRKGRLFLWVTDDSRHVPLRAQIKSSFGTVTATLTEMKNVKNL
- a CDS encoding alpha-amylase; the encoded protein is MIIYELNARVYGKNFDQISDQELQQLVDLGFDWLWLMGIWRTSEGGKVVAQGIEPDFEASPYAIVDYQVNPDLGGEGALKDLVNRAHKLGLKVMADFVPNHMAIDSPLIDSNPEFFIHSNRDLRDELDRDYFFHPGGKHLAHGRDPYFAGWTDTAQLDYTHPELRKHQINELKRIANLVDGLRCDMAMLVLREQIKNQWFPKVGWDAFNYHMPNEFWSEAIQAVKEIHKDFIFMAEVYWDKESYLQQLGFDLTYDKKLYDLLEHSQLHQIVNYLQNVSNDYLSRSVHFLENHDEERAANRFGNRQRPAAILSYAILGVPFVHQGQMDGLTEKIPVQRVKPLKQETADEKLQKFYAQLLQSIKDPVFRHGEMITLGEQSGVILVRRQYEGRTILVGADIVNEPGKSGSPALSIPLMHLKISPDSQIRCLDHLTGQSVELATNNNGNLVLPPAAIASWPQTGGFLLEIFTN